In the genome of Treponema pedis, one region contains:
- a CDS encoding motility associated factor glycosyltransferase family protein, with product MADTMHLNSESGIENIISLIPENYSLQESKLTVQNGPVYTACVSGKFIHSKYNPLREAEQSLVSEFFKHKETETSCVFYGLGLGYLPEIYAERRKNAELVVIEPDIFLFLLFLASRPLTSFFNHKKLILIIGAYPNEVVNFFENYSNSLTPVFMQSSVMEVNSSWFSELEILQKRNKQKNELNKNTLKKFGKLWAKNFFKNLPQLEKCINVSEFKNRFTDCSALIIAAGPGLNRILELIKKNEDKLLVIAADTAVRACLKAGITPDFILLMDGQYWNYLHLADIDISSSILVTELAVYPAVFRLKVRATVLASSVFPLAQHIEKEIGNMGKIITGGSVATACWDFARNLGVKEIICAGLDLSFPEFQTHFKGSRFEEDSNKNSFKLKTAEAASHFAVYSAKPELNEGYNGKILTDIRMKMYAWWFESKIAEFPEIKTFNLAPKGLKIPNMPAISEKEFSEKIKTYLCSLNLKQKRIDKIIQSASSFDVKGKLKNILRNLQNELLEVEHTVSCASSLYALCTNDLENKKHNNNSKNTDSYLKELNLLNEKLKNNKLNKVIGFDLLLNEGGQNEVYSYILESIKNLQKSLKAFF from the coding sequence TTGGCAGATACTATGCATCTTAATTCCGAAAGCGGTATTGAAAACATAATTTCTCTTATTCCTGAAAATTATTCTTTACAAGAATCCAAACTTACTGTTCAAAACGGTCCCGTTTATACTGCATGTGTAAGCGGGAAATTTATTCACTCCAAATATAATCCCCTGCGGGAAGCCGAACAATCATTAGTTTCGGAGTTTTTTAAACATAAAGAAACGGAAACGTCTTGTGTTTTTTACGGATTGGGTTTAGGCTATCTTCCTGAAATTTATGCCGAACGAAGAAAGAATGCGGAGCTTGTTGTTATTGAACCGGATATATTTTTATTTTTGCTTTTTTTAGCGAGCCGACCTCTTACTTCTTTTTTTAATCATAAAAAACTTATTTTGATTATAGGTGCATATCCCAACGAAGTTGTAAATTTTTTTGAAAATTATTCAAACTCCCTCACTCCGGTTTTTATGCAATCTTCCGTTATGGAAGTAAATTCTTCATGGTTTTCGGAATTGGAAATTTTACAAAAACGTAATAAACAAAAAAATGAACTGAATAAAAATACGCTGAAAAAATTCGGAAAACTTTGGGCAAAAAATTTTTTTAAAAATTTACCGCAGCTTGAAAAATGTATAAACGTCTCGGAATTCAAAAACCGTTTTACGGATTGTTCGGCTTTAATTATTGCTGCTGGTCCCGGGTTAAACCGTATACTTGAGCTTATAAAAAAAAATGAAGATAAATTGCTCGTTATCGCCGCCGATACCGCCGTACGCGCATGTTTAAAGGCGGGTATTACTCCGGATTTTATTTTGCTCATGGACGGGCAATATTGGAACTATCTTCATCTTGCGGATATTGATATAAGTTCATCGATTTTGGTTACCGAACTTGCAGTTTATCCTGCGGTTTTTAGACTTAAAGTAAGGGCAACCGTTTTGGCAAGTTCGGTTTTCCCGCTTGCACAGCATATTGAAAAAGAAATAGGAAATATGGGAAAGATAATTACGGGAGGCTCCGTAGCTACGGCTTGTTGGGATTTTGCAAGAAATCTAGGCGTTAAAGAAATTATTTGTGCCGGACTGGACTTATCTTTTCCGGAATTTCAAACTCATTTTAAAGGAAGCCGTTTTGAAGAAGACAGCAATAAAAATTCCTTTAAATTAAAAACCGCAGAAGCGGCATCTCATTTTGCCGTTTATTCGGCAAAACCCGAATTAAATGAAGGTTATAACGGAAAAATTTTAACCGATATAAGAATGAAAATGTATGCATGGTGGTTTGAAAGTAAAATTGCGGAATTCCCTGAAATTAAAACCTTTAATCTTGCTCCTAAAGGTTTAAAAATTCCTAATATGCCCGCTATTTCAGAAAAAGAATTTTCCGAAAAAATTAAAACTTATCTTTGTTCTTTAAATTTAAAACAAAAAAGAATAGATAAGATTATACAAAGTGCAAGCTCCTTTGATGTTAAAGGTAAATTAAAAAATATTTTACGGAATTTACAAAATGAATTACTTGAAGTTGAGCATACGGTTTCCTGCGCTTCGTCACTTTATGCATTATGTACAAACGATTTGGAAAATAAAAAACACAATAATAATTCTAAAAATACGGATTCATATTTAAAAGAATTAAATTTGCTTAACGAAAAATTAAAAAATAACAAACTTAATAAGGTAATAGGTTTCGACCTTTTATTAAATGAAGGCGGTCAAAATGAAGTTTATTCGTATATTTTAGAAAGCATTAAAAATTTACAAAAAAGTTTAAAAGCGTTTTTCTAA